From the genome of Thermogutta terrifontis, one region includes:
- a CDS encoding hydrogenase maturation protease, with translation MKRTLVLGLGNPILSDDAVGLRVVQELQKILPPREDLVIDEDHWGGLRLMERLAGFDRAIIIDAMQSGVAPGTIRCLHPNEIPTQHSASAHDVNLPTALAFGRQMGLHLPPDDSIVLVAIEAEDVLTFGEQCTPAVAAAIPHAVKLVKEILSNWDRPTTEGES, from the coding sequence ATGAAACGGACACTGGTGCTTGGCCTGGGGAATCCCATCCTCTCCGACGACGCTGTAGGGCTTCGGGTGGTCCAGGAACTTCAGAAGATTCTGCCCCCTCGTGAAGATCTCGTCATCGATGAGGATCACTGGGGTGGATTGCGGCTGATGGAACGGCTGGCAGGATTCGACCGCGCGATCATCATCGACGCCATGCAGTCCGGTGTGGCACCGGGGACCATCCGGTGCCTTCACCCCAATGAGATTCCCACCCAGCACAGTGCTTCGGCGCATGATGTTAATCTTCCCACGGCCCTGGCCTTCGGCCGTCAGATGGGGTTGCATCTGCCCCCCGACGATTCCATCGTCCTTGTGGCCATCGAGGCGGAAGATGTCCTGACATTTGGTGAACAGTGCACGCCCGCAGTCGCGGCAGCCATCCCCCACGCGGTCAAACTGGTCAAGGAAATTCTGTCCAACTGGGATAGGCCAACCACCGAAGGGGAGAGCTAG
- a CDS encoding DUF4198 domain-containing protein has protein sequence MHRVSRHSALSLAAMINVRRPHLLRSWMIIACAIAGFSCNSRADAHFLVLIPNHDVVEEPSQTKLVFDIQFTHPMEQGPIMPMADPVRFFVVHNGRGEDLKSALQPRTLEGQPAYTAQFQLKQPGDHVFAIEPAPYWEKLEKKWIIHYTKVVVNFLGDDGQWERPIGLPVEIQPLTRPYGLWAGNTFRGIVLHDGKPVPFARVEVEYWNQDRRVQPPNGSLVTQVVKTDGQGVFCYTVPWAGWWGFAALIEGEQRPGPDGQPAEVELGGLIWVRAEDPVSVSSAKKAPAP, from the coding sequence GTGCACCGCGTTTCAAGGCACTCAGCTCTATCGCTTGCTGCCATGATCAATGTTCGCCGCCCTCACCTTCTTCGCAGTTGGATGATCATCGCCTGCGCGATCGCGGGATTCTCGTGTAACTCGCGGGCTGATGCCCATTTTCTGGTTCTGATCCCCAACCACGATGTGGTGGAAGAACCTTCCCAGACGAAGCTGGTGTTCGATATCCAGTTCACCCATCCGATGGAGCAAGGGCCGATCATGCCCATGGCCGACCCGGTCCGGTTTTTCGTCGTTCACAACGGTCGGGGTGAGGATCTGAAATCCGCACTCCAACCGAGAACCCTGGAAGGTCAGCCGGCCTATACAGCGCAGTTTCAGTTGAAGCAACCCGGCGATCATGTTTTCGCGATTGAGCCAGCGCCTTACTGGGAGAAGTTGGAAAAGAAGTGGATTATTCATTACACCAAGGTGGTGGTGAATTTTCTGGGTGACGACGGGCAGTGGGAGCGTCCCATCGGATTGCCGGTGGAAATCCAGCCTCTGACGCGGCCGTACGGTCTCTGGGCGGGAAACACGTTCCGCGGGATCGTGCTGCACGACGGAAAGCCCGTGCCGTTTGCCCGGGTGGAAGTGGAATACTGGAACCAGGATCGCCGCGTTCAGCCGCCCAACGGAAGCCTGGTCACGCAGGTCGTCAAGACCGACGGCCAGGGCGTTTTCTGTTACACCGTGCCCTGGGCCGGGTGGTGGGGCTTCGCGGCACTGATTGAAGGAGAACAGCGCCCAGGCCCCGACGGGCAACCCGCCGAGGTGGAATTGGGAGGCCTCATTTGGGTGCGGGCTGAGGATCCGGTTTCGGTTAGCTCAGCCAAAAAGGCCCCCGCACCATAA
- a CDS encoding serine/threonine-protein kinase, with product METSTTIDDIGLTRTWGGLQNRERLQALVEAYHDLIEQRRRLNWTEHLQLIRKLGHGGQGVVYLSQRRGADGFTLPVALKFFAPDPYPSEAAYEEAMQRIGWVSSRVAQIAHDNLLDVHNWLERDGIRIMEMEWVDGYDLARLLTNRMYQLLEQRVKPIRWQYLNEVVVTAGPVQPRLKPGVAVAIVRDCLAGLAALHRGRIVHGDIKPSNIMLKKTGTAKLVDVGSAVDLDMPPSRRSCTPLYAAPEVLDSDGADISPRSDLASLGYVLIEMLSGQPVFPPNLQRAELLEAKRLLPQRLHTILPPECLKSEALVNFCRLLIAPDPARRFDNAEAADLDRNGASEFLRQLVKGDLASEYATEIRLWLADLHHL from the coding sequence ATGGAAACATCGACCACGATAGACGATATCGGCCTGACGCGAACGTGGGGCGGTTTGCAAAATCGGGAGCGGCTCCAGGCTCTCGTGGAGGCCTATCATGACCTCATCGAACAGAGACGCCGTCTCAACTGGACGGAGCATCTTCAACTGATTCGCAAACTGGGGCATGGGGGCCAGGGTGTTGTGTACCTCAGTCAGCGGCGGGGAGCCGACGGCTTCACCTTGCCGGTGGCCCTCAAATTCTTCGCCCCTGATCCGTATCCCAGTGAAGCCGCCTATGAAGAGGCGATGCAGCGGATCGGTTGGGTTTCCAGCCGCGTGGCCCAGATCGCGCACGACAACCTCCTGGATGTGCACAACTGGCTGGAGCGCGACGGTATCCGCATTATGGAGATGGAATGGGTGGACGGGTACGATCTGGCCCGGCTCCTGACCAACCGCATGTACCAACTCCTGGAGCAACGGGTCAAGCCGATCCGCTGGCAGTATCTGAACGAGGTTGTGGTGACAGCCGGGCCGGTTCAGCCGCGGCTGAAACCAGGAGTCGCGGTGGCCATCGTGCGGGACTGTCTCGCCGGACTGGCCGCCCTCCACAGAGGGCGTATTGTCCACGGGGACATCAAGCCCTCCAACATCATGCTGAAGAAGACAGGGACGGCCAAGCTGGTGGATGTGGGCTCGGCCGTCGATCTGGATATGCCCCCGTCCCGAAGAAGTTGCACCCCCCTTTACGCGGCACCCGAGGTCCTGGACAGCGACGGCGCGGATATTTCGCCTCGTTCGGACCTGGCCAGCTTGGGCTATGTCCTCATCGAGATGCTGTCCGGTCAGCCGGTTTTTCCACCGAATCTGCAGCGGGCGGAATTGCTGGAGGCCAAACGGCTCTTGCCGCAGCGATTGCATACGATCCTGCCTCCGGAATGCCTGAAGAGTGAGGCCCTGGTCAATTTCTGTCGTCTTTTGATCGCGCCTGATCCGGCAAGACGCTTTGACAACGCCGAGGCCGCCGACCTGGACAGGAACGGAGCCTCAGAATTTCTGCGACAACTGGTCAAGGGGGATCTGGCCTCCGAGTACGCCACAGAAATTCGGCTCTGGCTTGCCGACCTCCATCACCTTTGA
- the crcB gene encoding fluoride efflux transporter CrcB yields the protein MAVAEKLIYLALAGALGTLARYGLAGFVHRLNGVSFPWGTVTVNILGCFVAGLVWGLLENRWVLPPHLRTAVMVGFFGAFTTFSTFILETTELMRSSEWLLAMGNLLLQNGAGLIALIVGGFLARIL from the coding sequence ATGGCTGTTGCGGAAAAGCTGATCTACCTTGCTCTGGCAGGAGCGCTGGGCACTTTGGCGCGTTATGGCCTGGCCGGCTTTGTTCACCGCCTTAATGGAGTGAGTTTTCCTTGGGGGACGGTGACGGTAAACATACTCGGATGTTTTGTGGCCGGACTCGTGTGGGGGCTTTTGGAGAACCGCTGGGTTTTGCCGCCCCACCTCCGGACCGCAGTGATGGTGGGATTCTTCGGGGCTTTCACCACATTTTCCACTTTTATCCTGGAGACTACGGAACTTATGCGATCCAGCGAATGGCTGCTTGCCATGGGTAATCTTCTGCTCCAAAATGGGGCAGGTCTGATCGCGCTTATTGTGGGGGGCTTTCTGGCTCGCATTCTGTGA
- a CDS encoding DUF190 domain-containing protein has product MKLPYEAHLLRIFIGESDRVGNRPLYEVIVEEARRRGLAGATVIRGFLGFGANSRIHTAKILRLSEDLPVVIEIVDAEEKIEAFIQELDGMIHEGLVTLEKVRVIAYRHNKKATS; this is encoded by the coding sequence ATGAAACTTCCTTACGAGGCCCATCTGCTACGGATTTTTATCGGGGAAAGCGATCGAGTGGGAAATCGCCCGCTCTATGAGGTGATTGTGGAAGAGGCCCGCCGTCGCGGTCTGGCTGGGGCTACCGTGATCCGTGGTTTTCTGGGGTTCGGCGCGAATAGCCGAATCCACACCGCCAAAATCCTTCGTCTCTCCGAAGACCTTCCCGTTGTCATCGAGATCGTGGACGCAGAAGAGAAAATCGAAGCGTTCATCCAGGAACTGGACGGAATGATTCACGAAGGTCTCGTGACGCTGGAAAAAGTGCGGGTCATCGCATACCGCCACAACAAAAAGGCAACATCCTGA